One Deltaproteobacteria bacterium CG11_big_fil_rev_8_21_14_0_20_49_13 genomic window carries:
- a CDS encoding TIGR00282 family metallophosphoesterase, translating into MKILCIGDVFGKPGRRAISTLLPKIIAEEGIDFVIVNGENAAGGKGITDKIAEELFKSPIDVITAGNHIWEHDSLHPYFSTHQILRPLNVVGHLPGRGWLVATAKNKARIGVICVQGNIFMDDKGRKVESPFKRIKEAIAEVRNITTNIFVDLHAETTSEKRAMLHFIDGEVTALVGTHTHVQTSDEEVSLKGTAYITDLGMTGPHDSVIGLDKDVAIKRILTGDRRPYEVAKGGARIEGVAICFDETSGRASAIKRIRVPLVP; encoded by the coding sequence ATGAAGATTTTATGTATAGGTGACGTGTTCGGTAAGCCTGGCCGAAGGGCCATTTCCACGCTTCTGCCTAAAATAATTGCCGAAGAAGGGATCGATTTCGTGATCGTCAACGGTGAGAACGCCGCCGGCGGAAAAGGTATAACAGACAAGATCGCCGAAGAACTTTTTAAGAGCCCTATCGACGTGATAACCGCCGGGAATCATATCTGGGAGCACGACAGTCTCCATCCATATTTTTCAACCCATCAGATACTACGACCCTTGAACGTTGTAGGGCACCTTCCCGGAAGGGGATGGCTTGTCGCGACCGCCAAGAACAAGGCCCGCATAGGCGTTATCTGTGTTCAGGGGAATATCTTCATGGATGACAAGGGGAGAAAGGTTGAAAGTCCGTTCAAGAGAATCAAAGAGGCGATAGCCGAAGTAAGGAATATCACCACGAATATTTTTGTCGATCTTCACGCCGAGACCACCAGCGAAAAGCGCGCGATGCTCCATTTCATAGACGGCGAAGTAACAGCGCTTGTTGGAACGCATACGCATGTGCAGACCTCCGACGAAGAAGTAAGCTTAAAAGGTACCGCATACATAACCGACCTTGGAATGACAGGTCCGCACGATTCTGTCATCGGGCTCGATAAAGATGTCGCCATAAAGAGGATATTGACCGGTGATAGGCGCCCTTACGAAGTCGCCAAGGGCGGGGCGCGTATCGAAGGCGTAGCCATATGTTTCGACGAGACCTCAGGCAGGGCGTCCGCTATCAAACGCATCAGAGTCCCGCTCGTTCCCTGA